A genomic window from Silene latifolia isolate original U9 population chromosome 11, ASM4854445v1, whole genome shotgun sequence includes:
- the LOC141611526 gene encoding uncharacterized protein LOC141611526 encodes MNPLDINHIKVEKANAIKLRYQKLRKITNFFRVFEIFLVLAVISRVSLQLPLAIFKLLNEYLSNISLIFASPQFVFVIGNVIVIVLFINHGHFSNKDNMKTPKISTYGTTNNTSIKLKHNNQGTAVTEENKIMATIFSTPEHQVIKIYHRSKSETITREKMETNPCNLRRSNTEIKRVKKNCKCCIKDAKESHYPEDHMSNDQFRRTIEDFIAKQQRFLREEEEDFIGI; translated from the coding sequence atgAATCCCTTAGACATCAACCACATCAAAGTAGAGAAGGCAAATGCAATCAAATTAAGGTACCAAAAACTAAGAAAAATCACAAACTTTTTTCGAGTTTTCGAAATTTTTCTTGTTCTTGCAGTAATATCTAGGGTGTCCTTACAATTACCCTTAGCAATATTCAAGCTTTTAAACGAATATTTGAGTAACATATCTCTTATCTTTGCAAGTCCTCAATTTGTGTTTGTTATAGGTAATGTAATAGTGATAGTTCTTTTTATCAATCACGGACATTTCTCCAACAAAGATAACATGAAAACACCCAAAATTTCTACGTATGGCACGACGAATAATACGAGTATTAAGTTGAAGCACAATAATCAGGGGACGGCCGTAACAGAGGAGAACAAGATCATGGCGACGATATTTTCAACACCCGAACATCAAGTTATAAAGATTTATCATAGGAGCAAATCGGAAACAATAACGCGAGAAAAAATGGAGACAAATCCTTGCAATCTACGACGATCAAACACCGAAATTAAGCGGGTGAAGAAGAATTGTAAATGTTGCATTAAAGATGCTAAGGAAAGTCATTACCCTGAAGATCATATGAGTAATGATCAGTTCAGGAGGACTATAGAAGACTTTATTGCTAAGCAACAAAGGTTTTTaagggaagaagaagaggattttATAGGGATTTAA
- the LOC141611527 gene encoding diaminopimelate decarboxylase 1, chloroplastic-like, with product MAVTHLLSHSTTLNPKLQNPKSPILPKTTFITFPNNQKPYNLTPKKPYLTLKALHPQNTATLDPNLSENPNFNHCFSKKEDGYLYCEGIKVEDVMDNVEKRPFYLYSKPQITRNVEAYKDALLGLKSPIIGYAIKANNNFKILEHLRGLGCGAVLVSGNELRLALAAGFDPTKCIFNGNGKLLDDLVLAAESGVFVNVDSEFDLDNIVSAAKISGKRVNVLLRINPDVDPQVHPYVATGNKSSKFGIRNEKLQWFLNAVKAHPNELKLVGAHCHLGSTITKVDIFRDAAVLMVNYIDQIRDQGFEISYLNIGGGLGIDYYHAGAVLPTPRDLIDTVRELVLSRNLNLIIEPGRSLIANTCCLVNRVTGVKTNGTKNFIVIDGSMAELIRPSLYDAYQHIELVSPVPADAEVSTFDVVGPVCESADFLGKERKLPTPPRGTGLVVHDAGAYCMSMASTYNLKMRPPEYWVEEDGSIAKIRHGETFEDHMRYFAGL from the exons ATGGCGGTCACCCACCTACTCTCACACTCAACAACCTTAAACCCTAAACtccaaaaccctaaatccccaattcTCCCCAAAACCACCTTCATCACCTTCCCAAATAATCAAAAACCCTACAATTTAACCCCAAAAAAACCCTACTTAACCCTCAAAGCCCTTCATCCCCAAAATACTGCAACTTTAGATCCCAATTTATcagaaaaccctaatttcaacCACTGTTTCTCTAAAAAGGAAGATGGGTATTTGTATTGTGAGGGAATTAAGGTTGAAGATGTTATGGATAATGTTGAAAAAAGACCCTTTTATTTGTATAGTAAACCCCAGATTACTAGAAATGTTGAGGCTTATAAAGATGCTTTATTAGGTTTGAAATCTCCTATTATTGGTTATGCTATTAAGGCTAATAATAATTTCAAGATTTTGGAGCATTTGAGGGGTTTGGGTTGTGGTGCTGTTCTTGTTAGTGGTAATGAGCTTCGCCTCGCTTTAGCTGCTGGTTTTGATCCTACTAA GTGTATCTTCAATGGAAATGGGAAGCTGCTGGATGATTTAGTGTTAGCTGCTGAAAGTGGTGTTTTTGTGAATGTTGATAGTGAATTTGACTTGGACAATATTGTTTCAGCTGCTAAAATCTCAGGAAAGAGAGTCAATGTCTTGCTACGTATCAATCCCGATGTTGATCCTCAG GTCCATCCTTATGTTGCCACCGGAAACAAAAGCTCAAAATTTGGAATTCGAAACGAGAAATTACAGTGGTTTCTAAATGCTGTCAAGGCACATCCTAATGAGCTGAAGCTGGTCGGAGCACATTGCCATCTTGGGTCGACAATTACCAAG GTTGATATATTCAGGGATGCTGCTGTACTTATGGTGAACTACATTGACCAAATTCGTGATCAAGGTTTTGAAATTAGCTACTTGAATATTGGTGGTGGCTTGGGCATAGACTACTATCACGCAGGCGCTGTTCTACCAACACCTAGAGATCTAATTGACACAGTTCGAGAACTTGTCCTATCACGAAATCTCAACCTTATCATTGAACCTGGGAGATCACTCATAGCAAACACTTGTTGCCTGGTTAATCGCGTCACTGGCGTCAAAACTAACGGCACCAAGAATTTTATTGTGATTGACGGGAGCATGGCAGAACTTATCCGTCCAAGTCTGTATGATGCTTATCAA catATAGAGCTGGTATCTCCAGTTCCAGCAGATGCTGAGGTATCCACCTTTGATGTGGTGGGCCCGGTCTGTGAATCGGCAGATTTCTTGGGGAAGGAACGCAAGTTACCCACTCCTCCAAGG GGAACTGGATTGGTAGTTCACGATGCAGGTGCCTATTGCATGAGCATGGCTTCCACCTACAATCTCAAGATGCGGCCACCTGAGTACTGG GTTGAAGAAGATGGGTCAATTGCGAAAATCCGCCATGGTGAAACATTCGAAGACCATATGAGATACTTTGCTGGTCTCTAA